The following proteins come from a genomic window of Streptococcus oralis:
- a CDS encoding glutathione peroxidase — protein MTSIYDFSVLNQNNQATPLESYRGNVLLIVNTATGCGLTPQYQGLQELYERYQDQGFEILDFPCNQFMGQAPGSAEEINSFCSLHYQTTFPRFAKIKVNGKEADPLYVWLKDQKSGPLGKRIEWNFAKFLIGRDGQVLERFSSKTDPKTIQESLQKIL, from the coding sequence ATGACCAGTATATATGATTTTTCCGTTTTAAACCAAAATAACCAAGCAACTCCCTTGGAGAGCTATCGTGGCAACGTTCTCTTGATTGTCAACACTGCTACTGGATGTGGTTTAACGCCCCAGTATCAGGGACTTCAAGAACTCTATGAACGCTATCAAGATCAGGGTTTTGAAATCTTGGATTTCCCTTGCAATCAGTTCATGGGACAAGCACCCGGCAGCGCAGAGGAAATCAATAGCTTCTGTAGCCTACATTATCAGACAACTTTCCCTCGCTTTGCCAAGATCAAGGTCAACGGCAAGGAAGCAGATCCTCTTTATGTTTGGCTTAAAGACCAGAAATCTGGTCCTCTAGGAAAACGAATCGAATGGAATTTCGCTAAGTTTCTCATTGGCCGAGATGGGCAAGTCCTTGAGCGTTTCTCTTCCAAAACAGACCCCAAAACTATTCAAGAGTCTCTCCAAAAGATACTCTAA
- a CDS encoding XRE family transcriptional regulator, whose protein sequence is MYQPEKLKARRKELKLTQKEIAERLGISFQAYSAWERGIKEPSKEKVAQLEKILKVVEGYFTQIEIVRLYNSLSHQGKEKVVVYVRNLAQEEQAKKVTAMPEKLFEYRVYERMSAGIGASVYDDRNFDTVYFNEELAHDFASWVAGDSMEPKYQNGSVALIRETGFDYDGAVYAVVCNNQTYIKRVYREEDGLRLVSINPKYKDIFISYEEDPRIVGIIVGNFVPMEG, encoded by the coding sequence ATGTACCAACCAGAAAAACTCAAGGCTCGGAGAAAAGAGTTAAAATTGACACAGAAGGAAATTGCAGAGCGGCTTGGGATTAGTTTTCAGGCTTACTCGGCTTGGGAACGTGGCATCAAGGAACCATCCAAGGAGAAGGTTGCTCAGCTAGAGAAGATTTTAAAGGTAGTAGAAGGGTATTTTACCCAAATCGAAATTGTACGTCTCTATAATAGTCTCTCCCATCAGGGGAAGGAAAAGGTAGTGGTCTATGTTCGCAATCTAGCTCAAGAGGAACAAGCCAAGAAGGTAACGGCCATGCCAGAAAAACTTTTCGAGTACCGTGTCTATGAACGCATGTCAGCAGGGATCGGGGCTTCGGTTTATGATGATCGAAACTTTGATACGGTTTATTTCAATGAAGAACTGGCTCATGATTTTGCTTCCTGGGTGGCTGGGGACTCCATGGAACCTAAATATCAAAATGGCTCCGTGGCTCTGATTCGGGAAACAGGATTTGATTATGATGGGGCTGTTTATGCAGTGGTTTGCAACAACCAGACCTATATCAAACGGGTTTATCGGGAGGAAGATGGCTTGCGTCTGGTCTCTATCAATCCTAAATACAAGGATATTTTCATCTCCTATGAGGAAGATCCTCGGATTGTAGGGATTATCGTTGGGAATTTTGTGCCAATGGAGGGCTAG
- a CDS encoding Y-family DNA polymerase yields the protein MGYFDYSREPKSDIAFVDMKSFYASVECVKRGLHPLKTSLCVMSRADNSTGLILASSPMFKRIFGKSNVGRAYDLPFDIKTRKFSYYNARKQGLPTDSDYVRYIEDWAQVTLIVPPRMDEYIAVNMEIQRIFQNYGSPEDIYPYSIDEGFIDLTSSLNYFIPDKHLSRKDKLDMLSARIQRDIWRQTGIYSTVGMSNANPLLAKLALDNEAKHTPTMRANWSYQDVEEKVWAIPKMTDFWGIGRRMEKRLHALGIFSIKELATSNPDQLKKALGQAGLRLWFHANGIDESNVHKPYKAKSQGLGNSQILPRDYVKLRDIEIILREMAEQVAIRLRRAGKKTTLVSIYVGFSKQEVRPSIHTQMKVEPTNNTAILTDYVLKLFHNKYTSGAVRSVGVNYSGFVDESFGLISLFDDVDKLEKEERLQTAIDSIREQFGFTSLLKANALEEASRSLARSKLIGGHSAGGLDGLQ from the coding sequence ATGGGCTACTTTGATTATTCCAGAGAGCCCAAAAGTGACATTGCCTTTGTTGATATGAAATCTTTTTATGCTAGTGTCGAGTGTGTGAAAAGGGGCTTACATCCGCTGAAGACCTCGCTTTGTGTCATGAGTCGCGCGGATAATTCAACTGGTCTTATCCTAGCCTCCTCTCCCATGTTTAAGAGGATTTTTGGCAAGTCAAATGTTGGCCGGGCCTATGATCTGCCCTTTGATATCAAAACGCGCAAATTTTCCTATTACAATGCTCGAAAGCAAGGCTTGCCAACTGACTCAGACTATGTTCGCTACATCGAAGATTGGGCTCAAGTGACTTTGATTGTACCACCTAGGATGGATGAATACATAGCAGTCAATATGGAAATCCAGCGAATCTTTCAAAACTATGGTAGTCCAGAGGATATTTATCCTTACTCTATCGATGAGGGCTTTATTGACCTGACTAGTTCGCTCAACTATTTCATACCAGACAAGCATCTCTCTCGCAAAGACAAGCTGGATATGCTTTCTGCTCGTATTCAGAGGGATATTTGGAGGCAGACAGGGATCTACTCTACAGTGGGGATGTCCAATGCCAATCCCTTACTGGCCAAGTTGGCTCTGGATAATGAGGCCAAGCACACCCCGACCATGAGGGCTAACTGGTCTTACCAAGACGTGGAAGAGAAGGTTTGGGCCATTCCCAAGATGACGGACTTTTGGGGGATTGGCAGGCGGATGGAGAAACGCTTGCATGCTCTGGGGATTTTTTCTATCAAGGAATTGGCAACCAGCAATCCAGATCAGCTAAAGAAAGCTCTCGGTCAGGCTGGCCTGCGTTTGTGGTTTCATGCTAACGGGATTGATGAGAGCAATGTTCATAAGCCCTATAAAGCCAAGTCCCAAGGTTTGGGAAATTCTCAAATCTTGCCGAGAGACTACGTGAAGTTACGGGATATCGAAATTATTCTCCGAGAAATGGCAGAGCAGGTGGCTATTAGACTGAGAAGAGCGGGCAAGAAAACAACCCTTGTCTCTATCTATGTTGGTTTCTCTAAACAGGAGGTCAGGCCGTCTATTCATACACAAATGAAGGTCGAACCTACCAATAATACCGCTATCTTAACGGATTATGTTTTGAAGCTATTTCATAACAAATACACTTCTGGAGCGGTCAGAAGTGTCGGAGTCAACTATTCAGGATTTGTGGACGAGTCCTTTGGTTTGATCTCTCTCTTTGATGATGTTGACAAGTTAGAAAAAGAAGAAAGGCTCCAGACGGCTATTGATTCTATTCGGGAACAATTTGGTTTCACCTCCCTTTTAAAAGCCAATGCACTGGAAGAAGCCTCTAGGAGTCTTGCTAGAAGCAAGCTGATTGGTGGACATTCTGCTGGAGGATTAGATGGATTACAATGA
- a CDS encoding rhomboid family intramembrane serine protease, which translates to MKSILKTYPVVSTLTFICLFLGILTSIYGNAMYDLLAFHSKPVYYWQYMSGTLMHGSKGAPLWFLWVHLFLNGLMILPFGGLLERKRGSKHVLVIFVTATVVSSIAFHLLTLGQKIQATGISAVGYAFITGGVMLLSNIWKEFSCTVKLCYLFLILLSSLMLLPMITGWISTFLHLSGIASYLLVLSSATALRKMLKASVDSS; encoded by the coding sequence ATGAAAAGTATCCTCAAAACCTACCCAGTTGTCAGCACTTTAACTTTCATTTGTTTATTTTTAGGAATTCTCACTTCTATTTATGGGAATGCTATGTACGACCTATTGGCCTTTCATTCAAAACCAGTGTATTATTGGCAGTATATGAGTGGAACCTTGATGCATGGAAGTAAAGGAGCCCCCCTCTGGTTTTTATGGGTACATCTGTTTTTAAATGGGCTCATGATTCTACCTTTTGGCGGACTGCTGGAAAGGAAAAGAGGCTCCAAACATGTCTTGGTTATTTTTGTTACTGCGACAGTCGTCTCTTCTATCGCCTTTCACTTGTTAACACTGGGGCAAAAAATTCAGGCGACTGGGATTTCTGCGGTTGGTTATGCTTTTATAACTGGAGGAGTCATGCTCCTGTCAAATATATGGAAAGAATTTTCATGCACCGTAAAACTGTGTTATCTTTTCTTAATCCTTCTATCTAGCCTGATGCTTTTACCAATGATCACCGGATGGATTTCTACCTTCTTGCATCTTTCGGGGATTGCTAGTTACCTTTTGGTTTTATCCTCAGCCACTGCCTTAAGGAAAATGCTTAAGGCATCCGTTGATTCATCATGA
- a CDS encoding alpha-L-fucosidase: MNRYLFEKGQTFSIRKLTVGVASVIVGLAFFASGTVRADETSPATRSNLDQQIEQVADIEESKAEPVKEEGRVEAEKQETPVADTNSADLLPEDIQDRAYPDTPVKELDTTTIVDQKASPKVETKSILKDKEEAPKETENGNRAIIKGGEDLKHINYEGQPATAATMVYSTYNAGEQRYLVSGSGIFVAPNLILTVAHNFLEANKETGEGHIRGGKSAQFYYNVGSNSEKKNSLPSSGTTVLFREKDIHFWNKKEFGKGYKNDLALVEAPIPLPIASPNKAATFAPLAEHKTHQPGEAISTIGYPTDSSSKELKQPILAGQLYKADGTIRSVESYDDKGTTGITYKTTSVSGLSGGGIVDSQGKVLGVHQHGTVDNGVPEKDRFGGGLVLSPEQLKWVKDLIAKYGVKGWYQGDNGNRYYFTDEGRMLRNEKAVIGSNEYSFNQDGIATLTKGVEYGRVVIQHEDEEGNPVKDNDTFIEQTSVGAEFNYNFKSEIEKTDFYQKNKDKYEIVSIDKSPVNKQLKDTWSEDHNVVSKAPAGTRVIKVVYKVNKGSFKVYYRQKGTTTELAEATVDNNDGQEYDVSFVNTFHAKDIAGYRPVKASLEARIQQKGVNEVVFEYEPVANTANPTTPTPPVAHPEDKETEIGNHGALPSKAQLDYHKEELAAFIHYGMNTYTNSEWGNGKEDPRYFNPTNLDTDQWIRTLKETGFKRTIMVVKHHDGFVAYPSKYTDHTVAASPWKDGKGDLLEEVSKSASKYDMNMGVYLSPWDANHPKYHVATEKEYNQYYLNQLKEILGNPKYGNKGKFIEVWMDGARGSGAQKVTYTFDEWFKYIKEAEGDIAIFSAQPTSVRWIGNERGIAGDPVWHKVKRANITDDVKNEYLNHGDPDGDMYSVGEADVSIRSGWFYHDNQQPKSLKELMDIYFKSVGRGTPLLLNIPPNKEGKFADADVARLKEFKATLDQMYATDFAKGATVTASSTRQNHLYKESHLTDGKDDTSWALSNDATTGSFTVDLGQKRRFDVVELKEDIAKGQRISGFKIEVEINGRWVTYGEGSTVGYRRLIQGKPVEAQKIRVTITGAQATPILNNFSVYKTPSSIEKTDGYPLGLEYHSNTTADTAGTTWYNESEGVRGTSMWTNQKDAKVSYTFTGTKAYVVSTVDPGHGEMSVYVDGQKVADVQTKNASRKRSQKVFETGDLAPGQHTITLVNKTGEPIATEGIYTLNNDSKGMFELESTNYEVEKGKPVTVKIKRVGGSKGTATVRFITEPGTGVHGKVYQDTTQDVTFKDGETEKTVTIPTIDFTEQADSVFDFKAKLTSVTDGALLGFATDATIQVMKAELLIKDQTSYDDQASQLDYSPGWHHETNSADKYQKTESWASFGRLTDEQKKKTTVTAYFYGTGLDIKGYVDPNHGIYKVFLDGKEVPYQDGMGNASTIDGKKYFSGRAAQRQGNQTLVSLKGLDENLHAVTLQLDPDRNDLSQNIGIQVDQFITRGEGSELYSKEELLQSITKWKDDLANFDLTGLKNTPTARQAFQANLDKLKNQLSAETVEAQDVMLTVSTLQDILSKDENYQKPGEEPSPEQPEQPAEPKQPEIEYNKAMASLTEAIEKKVGELGTNNEAKKKLIELANQAIAAIQEAKTQEEVNKALESALEQISKLEAAKPEKPAEPEKPAEPEKPAEPEKPAEPEKPAEPEKPAEPEKPAEPEKPAEPEKPAEPEKPAEPEKPAEPEKPAEPEKPAEPEKPAEPEKPAEPEKPAEPEKPAEPEKPAEPEKPAEPEKPAEPEKPAQPEKPAEPEKSTEPEKPAEPEKPAEPEKPAEPEKPAQPEKPAEPEKPAEPEKPAEPEKPAQPEKPAEPEKPAEPEKPAEPEKPTEPEKPVEPEKPAEPEKPAQPEKPAQPEKPAQPEKPAQPEKPAQPEKPAQPEKPAQPEKPAQPEKPAQPEKPAQPEKPAQPEKPAQPEKPAQPEKPITSSSPEEGVKNLVFTLPSLEIVNKVVPFKTIHRENALLDKGKEQILSEGKNGLIVEYVEVDGDNRKVLQTESTPAQDRVIEVGSKQSSVGTEAPPVLTLPEYVLPRETEKPTPVVTDNSPVKDENAPVATTVKQEKEKQLPATGEQEATAFLFLAAVTSVLSLLIFKKNFKD, from the coding sequence ATGAATCGATACCTTTTTGAAAAAGGGCAAACATTTAGCATTCGGAAGTTAACCGTAGGTGTGGCCTCTGTCATCGTCGGACTGGCATTTTTTGCTTCTGGAACCGTGCGTGCGGACGAAACCTCTCCTGCCACAAGATCCAATTTAGATCAGCAAATTGAACAAGTCGCAGATATAGAAGAAAGCAAGGCTGAACCAGTCAAAGAAGAAGGGCGTGTAGAAGCTGAAAAACAAGAAACACCTGTTGCAGATACCAACAGTGCTGACTTGCTCCCTGAAGACATTCAGGACCGTGCCTACCCCGACACACCTGTCAAAGAACTCGATACGACTACTATCGTTGACCAGAAAGCTAGTCCAAAAGTAGAAACTAAGAGCATTCTAAAGGATAAGGAAGAAGCGCCAAAAGAAACTGAGAACGGAAACCGTGCTATTATAAAAGGTGGAGAAGACCTCAAACATATCAACTACGAGGGGCAACCTGCTACTGCTGCCACTATGGTTTACAGCACCTACAATGCAGGAGAGCAACGCTACCTCGTTTCAGGATCTGGTATCTTTGTTGCACCTAATTTGATTCTTACCGTTGCACATAACTTCCTAGAAGCCAATAAAGAAACTGGCGAAGGTCACATTCGTGGTGGAAAATCTGCCCAATTTTACTATAACGTTGGTTCAAACAGCGAAAAGAAAAACTCACTTCCATCTTCTGGAACTACGGTTTTATTTAGAGAAAAGGACATCCATTTCTGGAACAAGAAGGAGTTTGGAAAAGGCTATAAGAACGACCTTGCTCTTGTAGAAGCTCCTATTCCTCTTCCGATTGCTAGTCCAAACAAAGCAGCAACCTTTGCGCCTTTAGCGGAGCACAAGACGCATCAGCCGGGAGAAGCCATCAGTACGATTGGCTACCCAACTGACTCGAGCTCAAAAGAACTGAAACAGCCTATCCTAGCCGGTCAGCTTTACAAGGCAGACGGGACCATCCGATCTGTTGAGTCTTATGATGATAAGGGAACGACTGGTATCACCTACAAAACCACTTCTGTATCTGGTTTGTCTGGTGGCGGGATTGTGGATAGCCAAGGAAAAGTTCTGGGTGTTCACCAACACGGAACCGTTGACAATGGTGTTCCTGAAAAGGATCGCTTTGGTGGCGGACTCGTCCTTTCACCTGAACAACTGAAATGGGTGAAGGACTTGATTGCCAAATATGGTGTGAAAGGCTGGTACCAGGGAGACAACGGAAATCGTTACTACTTTACTGATGAGGGGCGTATGCTTCGGAATGAGAAAGCTGTTATCGGAAGCAACGAATATTCCTTCAACCAAGATGGGATTGCTACCTTGACCAAGGGAGTTGAATACGGACGCGTGGTTATCCAACACGAAGACGAAGAAGGAAATCCTGTCAAAGATAATGACACCTTTATCGAACAGACAAGTGTCGGAGCAGAGTTCAACTATAACTTTAAGTCAGAAATCGAGAAGACGGACTTCTATCAAAAGAATAAAGACAAATATGAAATTGTATCAATCGATAAATCACCTGTTAATAAACAGCTAAAAGATACATGGTCTGAAGATCACAATGTTGTCAGCAAAGCGCCTGCCGGTACACGTGTCATCAAGGTGGTCTATAAAGTCAACAAAGGCTCCTTCAAAGTTTACTACCGTCAAAAAGGAACCACTACTGAACTAGCGGAAGCGACAGTTGATAACAATGACGGCCAAGAGTATGACGTTTCCTTTGTCAACACCTTCCATGCAAAAGACATTGCTGGCTACCGTCCAGTAAAAGCTAGCTTGGAAGCAAGGATCCAGCAAAAAGGGGTGAATGAGGTCGTCTTTGAATACGAGCCAGTCGCTAATACAGCTAATCCAACGACTCCAACACCACCAGTAGCTCATCCAGAAGATAAGGAAACCGAGATTGGCAATCATGGGGCTCTTCCAAGCAAGGCTCAACTCGATTACCACAAGGAAGAATTGGCGGCCTTCATCCACTACGGAATGAACACTTATACCAATTCTGAATGGGGAAATGGGAAAGAAGACCCCCGATACTTCAATCCAACCAACTTGGATACTGACCAGTGGATTCGCACTCTGAAGGAAACAGGCTTCAAACGAACCATTATGGTTGTTAAACACCACGACGGTTTCGTTGCTTACCCTTCTAAGTATACAGATCATACTGTAGCTGCTAGCCCATGGAAAGATGGAAAGGGTGACCTTCTCGAAGAAGTTTCCAAGTCTGCTAGCAAGTATGACATGAATATGGGTGTTTACTTGTCACCATGGGATGCCAATCATCCAAAATACCATGTTGCAACCGAAAAAGAATACAACCAATACTATCTCAACCAGCTGAAAGAAATCCTAGGTAATCCGAAATACGGTAATAAAGGGAAATTTATCGAGGTTTGGATGGACGGTGCGCGTGGTAGCGGTGCCCAAAAAGTGACCTACACTTTTGATGAATGGTTCAAATATATCAAAGAAGCTGAAGGAGATATTGCTATCTTCTCTGCTCAACCGACAAGCGTTCGCTGGATTGGAAATGAACGGGGTATCGCAGGTGACCCTGTCTGGCATAAAGTCAAAAGGGCCAACATCACAGACGATGTGAAAAACGAATACCTCAACCATGGTGACCCAGATGGTGATATGTACTCTGTAGGGGAAGCTGATGTTTCGATCCGTTCGGGCTGGTTCTACCATGACAATCAACAGCCGAAATCACTCAAAGAGTTGATGGATATCTACTTCAAGTCTGTTGGTCGTGGAACGCCACTTCTTCTCAATATTCCACCAAATAAAGAAGGAAAATTCGCAGATGCAGATGTAGCTCGCTTGAAGGAATTCAAGGCAACTCTAGACCAAATGTATGCGACTGACTTTGCCAAAGGTGCCACTGTAACAGCAAGTTCTACTCGTCAGAACCACCTCTACAAGGAAAGTCACCTGACTGACGGTAAAGATGATACTAGCTGGGCGCTCTCAAATGATGCCACAACCGGTAGTTTCACAGTCGATTTAGGGCAAAAGAGACGCTTTGACGTTGTCGAACTCAAAGAAGATATCGCCAAAGGTCAACGGATCTCTGGTTTCAAGATTGAAGTTGAAATCAACGGTCGCTGGGTGACTTACGGTGAAGGTTCAACTGTTGGTTACCGTCGCTTGATTCAAGGTAAACCTGTAGAAGCTCAAAAAATCCGTGTGACCATCACAGGAGCACAGGCTACACCTATCTTGAACAACTTCTCAGTCTACAAAACGCCAAGTAGTATTGAAAAGACAGATGGCTACCCTCTTGGACTTGAATACCACTCAAACACAACGGCAGATACAGCCGGAACAACTTGGTACAATGAATCTGAAGGAGTTCGTGGCACTTCTATGTGGACCAATCAAAAAGATGCCAAAGTAAGCTATACCTTCACAGGAACCAAGGCCTATGTCGTCTCTACAGTCGACCCAGGTCATGGAGAAATGTCCGTCTACGTTGATGGCCAAAAAGTTGCGGATGTGCAAACTAAGAACGCAAGCCGTAAACGCAGCCAAAAAGTCTTTGAGACAGGTGATTTAGCACCAGGCCAACACACTATTACTCTCGTGAACAAAACAGGCGAACCAATTGCTACAGAAGGAATCTACACCCTAAACAATGATAGTAAAGGGATGTTTGAACTCGAGTCTACTAACTACGAAGTCGAAAAAGGAAAACCAGTCACTGTTAAGATTAAACGTGTTGGTGGAAGCAAGGGAACTGCTACTGTTCGCTTCATCACAGAACCTGGAACTGGAGTTCACGGTAAAGTTTACCAAGATACAACTCAAGATGTGACCTTTAAAGACGGAGAAACAGAAAAGACTGTTACCATCCCAACGATTGACTTTACAGAACAAGCCGACTCTGTCTTTGACTTCAAAGCCAAGCTCACTTCTGTCACTGATGGTGCCCTGCTCGGTTTCGCTACCGATGCAACCATCCAAGTGATGAAAGCTGAATTGCTGATCAAGGATCAAACAAGTTATGATGACCAAGCTAGTCAGTTGGATTACAGTCCTGGCTGGCACCATGAAACCAATTCGGCAGATAAATACCAAAAGACGGAGTCTTGGGCTTCCTTTGGTCGCTTAACTGATGAGCAAAAGAAAAAAACAACTGTCACAGCCTACTTCTACGGTACTGGACTTGATATCAAGGGCTATGTTGATCCAAATCATGGTATCTACAAAGTCTTCCTAGACGGCAAAGAAGTTCCTTACCAAGATGGAATGGGAAATGCTTCAACTATCGATGGTAAGAAATACTTTAGCGGTCGCGCAGCCCAACGCCAAGGCAATCAAACTCTGGTTAGCTTAAAAGGTCTGGACGAAAACTTGCACGCAGTCACCCTTCAACTAGATCCTGATCGAAACGATTTGTCTCAAAATATCGGTATTCAGGTGGATCAATTCATCACTCGTGGTGAAGGAAGCGAACTCTACAGCAAAGAAGAGCTTCTCCAATCCATCACTAAATGGAAGGACGATTTGGCCAACTTTGACCTAACAGGATTGAAAAATACACCTACTGCACGCCAAGCTTTCCAAGCAAATCTAGACAAATTGAAAAACCAACTCAGCGCTGAAACTGTAGAGGCCCAGGATGTTATGTTGACAGTAAGTACTTTGCAAGATATCCTCAGTAAGGACGAAAACTACCAAAAACCTGGCGAAGAACCTAGTCCAGAACAACCAGAACAGCCTGCTGAACCGAAACAGCCGGAAATCGAATACAATAAGGCCATGGCTAGCTTGACAGAAGCCATCGAGAAAAAAGTCGGTGAGCTTGGAACTAACAATGAAGCTAAGAAGAAATTAATTGAACTTGCAAACCAAGCAATCGCTGCAATTCAAGAGGCCAAGACTCAAGAAGAAGTTAATAAAGCGCTAGAATCCGCTCTTGAACAAATTAGCAAGCTTGAAGCAGCTAAGCCTGAAAAACCAGCTGAGCCGGAGAAACCAGCTGAACCGGAAAAACCAGCTGAGCCTGAGAAACCAGCTGAACCGGAAAAACCAGCTGAACCGGAAAAACCGGCTGAACCGGAGAAACCAGCTGAACCGGAAAAACCGGCTGAGCCTGAGAAACCAGCTGAGCCTGAGAAACCAGCTGAACCGGAAAAACCGGCTGAACCGGAGAAACCAGCTGAACCGGAAAAACCAGCTGAGCCTGAAAAACCAGCTGAGCCTGAGAAACCGGCTGAACCTGAGAAACCAGCTGAACCGGAAAAACCAGCTGAACCGGAAAAACCGGCTGAACCGGAAAAACCAGCTGAGCCTGAAAAACCAGCTGAGCCTGAGAAACCAGCTCAACCTGAAAAACCGGCTGAACCGGAGAAATCAACTGAACCGGAAAAACCAGCTGAGCCTGAAAAACCAGCTGAGCCTGAAAAACCAGCTGAGCCTGAGAAACCAGCTCAACCGGAAAAACCAGCTGAACCGGAAAAGCCGGCTGAACCGGAAAAACCAGCCGAACCTGAGAAACCAGCTCAACCGGAAAAACCGGCTGAACCGGAAAAACCGGCTGAACCTGAGAAACCAGCTGAGCCTGAGAAACCGACTGAGCCTGAAAAACCAGTTGAACCTGAAAAACCAGCTGAGCCTGAGAAACCAGCTCAACCGGAAAAACCAGCTCAACCGGAAAAACCAGCTCAACCGGAAAAACCAGCTCAACCGGAAAAACCAGCTCAACCGGAAAAACCAGCTCAACCGGAAAAACCAGCTCAACCGGAAAAACCAGCTCAACCGGAAAAACCAGCTCAACCGGAAAAACCAGCTCAACCGGAAAAACCAGCTCAACCGGAAAAACCAGCTCAACCGGAAAAACCAGCTCAACCGGAAAAACCGATTACTTCTTCATCTCCTGAAGAAGGAGTTAAGAACCTTGTCTTTACACTTCCAAGTTTGGAAATTGTCAATAAGGTCGTACCATTCAAGACTATCCATCGCGAAAATGCCCTACTAGATAAAGGAAAAGAGCAAATCTTATCAGAAGGTAAAAACGGTCTGATAGTCGAGTATGTTGAAGTAGATGGTGACAATCGCAAAGTTCTCCAAACAGAATCGACTCCGGCTCAAGATCGAGTGATTGAGGTAGGTAGTAAACAAAGCTCAGTTGGAACAGAGGCTCCACCAGTTCTGACTCTTCCTGAGTACGTTCTACCAAGAGAGACTGAAAAACCTACTCCAGTCGTAACAGACAATTCACCAGTAAAAGATGAAAACGCTCCTGTTGCAACTACAGTCAAACAAGAAAAGGAAAAACAACTCCCAGCAACTGGGGAACAAGAAGCAACTGCCTTCCTCTTCTTGGCAGCAGTTACTTCAGTCTTGTCTCTTCTCATCTTCAAAAAGAATTTCAAAGACTAA